A window of Acidimicrobiales bacterium contains these coding sequences:
- a CDS encoding MBL fold metallo-hydrolase, which translates to MQRYGGNTSCVSIEAPGHDPIVLDLGTGLRPWGCSMTPGDPVTVHALVTHLHWDHVQGLPFFMPLQSAETEVHVYGPADGGQTMAETFAKFMSPPYFPIEVADLPATVEFHDAHHDDLVIDGSAVMVRPVPHCGKTNGYRVTRNGVSVAYIPDHQEPVDRPGYVDPAVLELCAGVDVLIHDAQLWPDEFALKSNWGHCTPEYAVEVAAQAGVSTLVLFHHDPSHTDEDLDEMTERITARAACRGIDAVVCATEGLKLSVTARS; encoded by the coding sequence GTGCAACGCTACGGCGGCAACACGAGCTGCGTCTCGATCGAAGCGCCCGGCCACGACCCGATCGTGCTCGACCTCGGTACCGGCCTGCGGCCCTGGGGATGCTCGATGACCCCGGGAGATCCGGTCACGGTGCACGCCCTCGTCACTCATCTGCACTGGGACCATGTGCAGGGCCTTCCCTTCTTCATGCCGCTCCAGTCGGCCGAGACGGAAGTGCACGTCTACGGCCCCGCCGACGGCGGCCAGACCATGGCCGAGACATTCGCGAAGTTCATGAGTCCGCCCTACTTCCCGATCGAGGTCGCCGACCTGCCGGCGACCGTCGAGTTCCACGACGCCCACCACGACGATCTGGTCATCGACGGGTCGGCGGTGATGGTCCGGCCGGTTCCGCACTGTGGGAAAACGAACGGGTATCGAGTCACCCGCAATGGTGTCTCGGTCGCCTACATCCCCGACCACCAGGAGCCGGTGGATCGACCCGGCTACGTCGATCCGGCCGTACTCGAACTCTGCGCCGGGGTCGACGTGTTGATCCACGACGCCCAGCTGTGGCCCGACGAGTTCGCGCTGAAGTCGAACTGGGGACACTGCACGCCGGAGTATGCGGTCGAGGTGGCGGCGCAGGCGGGCGTGTCCACGCTCGTGCTCTTCCATCACGACCCGTCGCACACCGACGAAGACCTCGACGAGATGACCGAGCGCATCACCGCTCGCGCCGCGTGCCGTGGAATCGACGCCGTCGTCTGCGCCACCGAGGGTCTGAAACTCTCGGTCACCGCCCGCTCCTGA
- a CDS encoding gamma carbonic anhydrase family protein produces MPIYAIGDRVPEIHETAYIHPEATIIGSAVIGPRASVWPQAVIRADDNTIEVGEGSSIQDGAVLHCTPFHPTTVGRFVTVGHLAHLEGCRVLDHALIGTGSIVLHEAIIGEHALVGAAAMVPGKVEVPRCAMALGVPVKIREDAVPEGHSQLNVDTYIRRAELFASELRRID; encoded by the coding sequence GTGCCGATCTACGCGATCGGCGACCGGGTACCCGAGATCCACGAGACGGCCTACATCCACCCGGAGGCCACCATCATCGGCAGTGCCGTGATCGGGCCGCGCGCTTCGGTGTGGCCGCAGGCCGTGATCCGAGCCGATGACAACACCATCGAGGTCGGCGAGGGATCGTCGATCCAGGACGGCGCGGTGTTGCACTGCACCCCGTTTCACCCCACCACCGTGGGGCGTTTCGTGACGGTGGGACACCTCGCCCACCTCGAGGGTTGCCGGGTGCTCGATCACGCGCTCATCGGCACCGGCAGCATCGTGCTGCACGAGGCGATCATCGGCGAGCACGCCCTCGTCGGTGCGGCCGCGATGGTGCCCGGCAAGGTCGAGGTGCCCCGTTGCGCGATGGCGCTCGGCGTGCCCGTCAAGATCCGCGAGGACGCAGTGCCCGAGGGGCATTCCCAACTCAACGTCGACACCTACATCCGTCGCGCCGAGTTGTTCGCGTCCGAACTTCGCCGGATCGACTGA
- a CDS encoding DUF1501 domain-containing protein yields MDLPLPARHREGFLREIDNRSSRAGSAAVGIPSPGALGRGVGAPSGTLVFINLVGGVDGLSVVVPHADPAYAIRRPALAISPPGERYGAIDMGRGLGLHPALSPLHAMFGRSDHLALICGVGVPDVHGGDRNHLPSREFLHQGGRDEPDGWATRLLRFEGLGSESVWSFGSAPHAMFDGLATAMVEQVPVVSVGRHFDESPPPIDPRNSHVGTLGGSSIEARWSDASWTAPADRLARGYPEGGLSRSLAATADMIRTDPRLRIVAIDHPGYDTHVDQGDGRAGVLTHKLDRLARALTAFWSDLARTRGTGDGRDPGPVTIILVSEFGRAIDENDSGGTEHGRGGVAIVLGDQVVGGIHGDMPSLADDEVWPVTVDVRRVLADAAASHGFRPWRGGVFQQLPLPNRSLGLLLSP; encoded by the coding sequence GTGGACCTGCCGCTGCCGGCGAGGCATCGCGAGGGTTTCCTCCGGGAGATCGACAACCGGAGTTCACGCGCGGGCTCGGCCGCCGTGGGCATTCCGTCGCCCGGGGCGCTCGGGCGAGGCGTGGGTGCGCCCTCGGGCACGCTCGTGTTCATCAATCTCGTGGGCGGCGTCGACGGGCTCAGCGTGGTGGTTCCCCACGCCGACCCCGCGTATGCGATTCGCCGACCCGCTCTCGCGATCTCGCCACCCGGTGAGCGCTACGGCGCCATCGACATGGGTCGCGGACTCGGACTCCATCCGGCCCTTTCCCCGCTGCACGCGATGTTCGGACGTTCGGACCATCTGGCGCTGATCTGCGGGGTCGGCGTGCCCGACGTGCACGGCGGGGACCGCAACCACCTGCCATCCCGGGAGTTCCTCCACCAGGGGGGCCGGGACGAGCCCGACGGATGGGCGACGCGCCTGTTGCGCTTCGAGGGACTGGGCAGCGAGTCGGTCTGGTCGTTCGGTTCCGCCCCGCACGCCATGTTCGACGGGCTGGCGACCGCGATGGTCGAACAAGTCCCCGTGGTGTCGGTGGGCCGTCACTTCGACGAGTCACCGCCGCCGATCGACCCTCGCAACAGTCATGTCGGAACGCTGGGCGGCTCGTCCATCGAGGCGCGCTGGTCTGATGCAAGCTGGACCGCGCCCGCCGACCGGCTCGCCCGCGGCTACCCCGAAGGCGGTCTCAGTCGCTCGCTCGCCGCGACCGCCGACATGATCCGCACCGATCCGCGGCTGCGCATCGTGGCGATCGACCACCCGGGCTATGACACCCACGTCGATCAGGGTGATGGGCGCGCCGGCGTGCTCACCCACAAGCTCGACCGGCTCGCCCGGGCCCTCACGGCCTTCTGGAGCGACCTCGCGCGCACGCGGGGGACCGGCGACGGTCGCGATCCCGGGCCGGTCACCATCATCCTGGTCAGCGAGTTCGGTCGGGCGATCGACGAGAACGACAGTGGCGGCACCGAGCACGGCCGTGGCGGAGTGGCCATCGTCCTCGGTGATCAGGTGGTCGGGGGAATCCACGGTGACATGCCGTCGCTCGCCGACGACGAGGTGTGGCCGGTGACCGTCGATGTCCGCCGCGTACTCGCCGATGCTGCCGCCAGCCACGGCTTCCGTCCGTGGCGCGGCGGGGTGTTCCAACAGCTGCCGTTGCCGAACCGGTCGCTGGGTTTGTTACTATCTCCATAG
- a CDS encoding UGSC family (seleno)protein produces the protein MTTVLSKTTVLDPTGELRPEVRERVARPESLNGLTVGLLDISKPRGNVFLDRVEEKLTALGASVKRFAKPTFTKPAPVDLRHEIATSCDAVIEALADUGSCTTCSVHDINDLERRGIPGVFVATVEFADAADGQSKALGLDVAHVLTPHPIQDRTDEEMVAIADQAIDALLGALTGPD, from the coding sequence ATGACGACAGTGCTCTCGAAGACCACGGTGCTCGACCCCACCGGGGAACTTCGACCCGAGGTCCGAGAACGGGTCGCCCGGCCCGAATCACTCAACGGTCTGACCGTCGGTCTGCTCGACATCTCCAAGCCTCGCGGCAACGTGTTCCTCGACCGGGTGGAAGAGAAGCTCACTGCGCTGGGCGCCTCGGTGAAGCGCTTCGCGAAACCGACGTTCACCAAGCCGGCGCCCGTCGATCTCCGTCACGAGATCGCCACGAGCTGTGACGCGGTGATCGAAGCACTCGCCGATTGAGGCAGCTGCACGACGTGCAGTGTGCACGACATCAACGATCTCGAACGACGAGGCATTCCGGGGGTCTTCGTGGCCACCGTCGAGTTCGCCGACGCCGCCGACGGCCAGTCGAAGGCCCTCGGACTCGACGTGGCCCACGTACTCACACCGCACCCGATCCAGGATCGGACCGACGAGGAGATGGTCGCGATCGCCGATCAGGCGATCGATGCACTCCTGGGTGCGCTCACCGGCCCCGACTGA
- a CDS encoding A/G-specific adenine glycosylase produces MVERSESLESMLLAWADEGLRDLPWRRTRDPWAVLVSETMLQQTQVDRVVDRWVVFLERFPDPATCATEPAAEILREWAGLGYNRRALMLHRAAQAIHERHGGVVPSDLDSLRALPGVGPYTARAVRAFAFELASAPVDTNIGRVLARVTGRRLAPREAQQIADDLVPAGRVWQWNQAIMELGALVCTKRSPGCASCPVASGCTWLGSGPDPADGSAGVSRRQAAFEGSDRQLRGRVIDVLRRGPQIAAAFAATVAPDDADRGIRVIDGLVADGLVERHDDLLRLPGDAQSGPVSAPRSASIA; encoded by the coding sequence ATGGTCGAACGGTCGGAATCACTCGAGTCGATGCTGCTGGCGTGGGCGGATGAAGGGCTTCGTGACCTCCCCTGGCGGCGGACCCGTGACCCCTGGGCGGTCCTCGTCTCGGAGACCATGTTGCAACAAACCCAGGTCGATCGCGTCGTCGACCGATGGGTTGTCTTCCTCGAACGCTTTCCCGACCCGGCGACCTGCGCGACGGAACCGGCGGCCGAGATCCTGCGGGAGTGGGCGGGGCTCGGCTACAACCGCCGCGCCCTCATGCTGCATCGGGCGGCGCAGGCCATTCACGAGCGGCACGGGGGAGTGGTGCCGTCGGATCTGGATTCGCTGCGCGCCCTGCCGGGCGTCGGCCCCTACACGGCTCGGGCGGTGCGCGCTTTCGCATTCGAGCTCGCCTCGGCGCCGGTCGACACGAACATCGGGCGGGTGCTGGCTCGGGTCACGGGACGTCGGCTGGCGCCACGGGAGGCGCAGCAGATCGCCGACGACCTCGTGCCGGCCGGGAGGGTGTGGCAGTGGAACCAGGCGATCATGGAACTCGGCGCGCTGGTGTGCACGAAGCGCTCGCCGGGCTGTGCGTCGTGTCCGGTCGCGTCCGGCTGCACGTGGCTCGGGTCCGGTCCGGATCCGGCCGACGGCTCGGCCGGCGTGAGCCGCCGCCAGGCCGCCTTCGAGGGGTCGGATCGCCAGCTTCGCGGTCGCGTGATCGACGTGTTGCGGCGAGGACCCCAGATCGCGGCGGCGTTCGCGGCCACCGTCGCGCCCGACGATGCGGACCGAGGGATTCGGGTGATCGATGGACTCGTCGCCGATGGCCTGGTCGAACGGCACGACGACCTGTTGCGACTACCGGGTGATGCTCAGTCGGGGCCGGTGAGCGCACCCAGGAGTGCATCGATCGCCTGA
- a CDS encoding flavin reductase family protein gives MTIDSSEYRRVLGHFPTGVTVVTGVDDAGPTGMAIGSFASVSLDPPLVMFCPSATSATWLRIQETGAFCVNVLGHDQADVCGVFASKVDDKFAGIEWTTDHTGAPLIPGALATIDCSIHAVHDGGDHDIVVGLVQSMKTSEDAPARGPLVFFQGGYGRYQGL, from the coding sequence ATGACGATCGATTCCAGCGAATACCGACGGGTGCTCGGACACTTCCCGACCGGTGTGACGGTCGTGACGGGGGTCGACGACGCCGGCCCCACGGGGATGGCGATCGGATCGTTCGCCAGCGTCTCGCTCGATCCGCCGCTGGTCATGTTCTGTCCGAGCGCGACCTCGGCCACATGGCTGCGCATCCAGGAGACCGGGGCGTTCTGCGTCAACGTGCTCGGTCACGACCAAGCCGACGTCTGCGGGGTCTTCGCCAGCAAGGTGGACGACAAGTTCGCGGGCATCGAATGGACCACCGACCACACGGGGGCGCCGTTGATCCCGGGCGCGCTGGCCACGATCGACTGCTCGATCCACGCCGTCCACGACGGCGGCGACCACGACATCGTCGTCGGTCTGGTGCAGTCCATGAAGACCTCCGAGGATGCGCCGGCCCGCGGGCCGCTCGTGTTCTTCCAGGGCGGCTACGGCCGCTACCAGGGGCTCTAG
- a CDS encoding thioredoxin family protein, which translates to MPPPTSPNSAPPRLPDGLVAIVKRDCPTCVLVAPVLEDLAARAALTVISQDDAGFPTVADWVIHDEDLALSWHHDIDAVPTLVRVDDGQVTERIEGWSRDQWETFTGTSGLGEGLPDWRPGCGSLSVDPNLADELAVRFSGSTLRSRRVEIAVLEDEWEAMWDRGWSDGLPVVPPTEARVLRMLEGTTRAPDDIVAIAPPDLVECTVEKVAINAVMAGCKPEYLPVVLTAVEAACTDEFNMHGLLATTMPVGPVLVVNGPICEQIGMNSGLNLLGQGNRANSTIGRALQLVIRNVGGGKPGGVDRATQGNPGKIGLCFAEDEAGSPWESLARSRGFDASASTVTLFPGEGPRLLFDQKSRSADSLTRHFAQMLRTYASPRMVMQFETIIVMSPEHMNRYRDAGWDRARFLEELESHLMVDGADIIAGADGIEEGMPEFVKDMQLSKFPPGGIHVVHGGSHAGLFSAAIGGWVTGEMGSLTVTREIT; encoded by the coding sequence ATGCCTCCGCCAACATCACCGAACTCGGCTCCCCCACGGTTGCCCGACGGGCTGGTCGCCATCGTCAAGCGGGACTGCCCGACGTGCGTGCTCGTGGCACCGGTGCTCGAGGACCTCGCGGCCCGAGCCGCGCTCACGGTCATCAGCCAGGACGACGCCGGGTTCCCGACGGTGGCCGACTGGGTGATCCACGACGAGGATCTGGCGCTCTCGTGGCACCACGACATCGACGCGGTGCCCACGCTGGTCCGCGTCGACGACGGGCAGGTGACCGAACGCATCGAGGGCTGGTCACGAGATCAGTGGGAGACCTTCACCGGCACCAGCGGTCTCGGCGAGGGGCTGCCCGACTGGCGTCCCGGGTGCGGGTCGCTGAGCGTCGACCCCAACCTCGCCGACGAGTTGGCCGTGCGGTTCTCCGGCTCCACGCTGCGGAGCCGCCGGGTCGAGATCGCGGTACTGGAGGACGAGTGGGAGGCGATGTGGGATCGCGGCTGGAGTGACGGGCTTCCCGTCGTACCGCCCACCGAGGCCCGCGTTCTCCGCATGCTCGAGGGCACCACCCGGGCCCCCGACGACATCGTCGCCATCGCGCCGCCCGACCTCGTGGAATGCACCGTCGAGAAGGTCGCGATCAACGCGGTGATGGCCGGCTGCAAGCCGGAATATCTTCCCGTCGTGCTCACCGCGGTCGAAGCCGCGTGCACCGACGAGTTCAACATGCACGGCCTGCTCGCCACCACGATGCCGGTCGGTCCGGTACTCGTCGTCAACGGGCCGATCTGCGAACAGATCGGCATGAACAGCGGGCTCAACCTGCTCGGCCAGGGCAACCGGGCGAACAGCACCATCGGCCGTGCACTCCAGCTCGTCATCCGCAATGTGGGAGGCGGCAAGCCCGGCGGCGTCGACCGTGCGACGCAGGGCAACCCCGGCAAGATCGGCTTGTGCTTCGCCGAGGACGAGGCGGGTTCGCCATGGGAGTCGCTGGCCCGGTCCCGGGGATTCGACGCCTCGGCCTCCACCGTCACGTTGTTCCCGGGTGAGGGACCCCGCCTCCTTTTCGACCAGAAGTCCCGCTCGGCGGACTCGCTGACCCGCCACTTTGCCCAGATGCTGCGCACCTACGCGAGCCCCCGGATGGTGATGCAGTTCGAGACCATCATCGTGATGTCCCCCGAACACATGAACCGCTACCGCGACGCCGGTTGGGACCGAGCCCGCTTCCTCGAGGAACTCGAGTCCCACCTGATGGTCGACGGTGCCGACATCATCGCCGGTGCCGACGGCATCGAGGAGGGCATGCCCGAGTTCGTGAAGGACATGCAGCTGTCGAAGTTCCCGCCCGGCGGCATCCACGTGGTCCACGGCGGCAGCCACGCGGGGCTCTTCTCCGCAGCCATCGGCGGGTGGGTGACCGGCGAGATGGGTAGTCTCACCGTCACGAGGGAGATCACGTGA